One Alnus glutinosa chromosome 3, dhAlnGlut1.1, whole genome shotgun sequence genomic region harbors:
- the LOC133863354 gene encoding LOW QUALITY PROTEIN: probable LRR receptor-like serine/threonine-protein kinase At3g47570 (The sequence of the model RefSeq protein was modified relative to this genomic sequence to represent the inferred CDS: substituted 2 bases at 2 genomic stop codons), translating to MPSNGIFKNSSATSVVGNSQLCGGIPEMQLSKCNFGKKRKEPTSSSSKNLRLNLSYQSLLKATDGFSSTNLLGVGSFGSLYKEIIHEGQMTIAVKVLNLLYYRASKSFLVECQALRNIRHQNLVKILTVCSGVDYQGNDFKALVYEVMVNGSLADWLHSTATEDESHQEXRNLNLYXRLNIAIDAARVLENLHYHCQTPIQHCDFKPSNVLVDDEMIGHVEDFGLTRFSPKADHNSSANQLSSIGIRGIIGYAALGPVVFPFTSEGFPRTKFGVLLVVIAGSISLMVFG from the exons ATGCCTTCAAACGGCATTTTCAAGAACTCAAGTGCAACTTCAGTTGTGGGAAACAGTCAACTGTGTGGGGGAATACCTGAGATGCAGTTGTCTAAATGCAACTTTGGAAA gaaaagaaaagaacccaCTTCAAGTTCTTCCAAAAATTTGCGTTTAAATTTGTCGTACCAAAGTCTCCTAAAAGCCACCGATGGGTTCTCCTCCACAAATTTGCTTGGCGTGGGTAGTTTTGGATCCTTATATAAAGAAATCATTCACGAGGGTCAAATGACCATTGCTGTCAAGGTGCTTAACCTTTTGTACTATAGAGCTTCCAAGAGCTTTCTAGTTGAGTGTCAGGCCCTGAGAAACATTAGGCATCAGAATCTTGTAAAGATACTCACAGTTTGTTCAGGTGTTGATTATCAGGGTAATGATTTCAAGGCTCTAGTTTATGAAGTCATGGTCAATGGTAGCCTTGCAGATTGGTTGCATTCGACTGCTACAGAGGATGAGTCGCACCAAGAGTAGAGGAATCTGAATCTCTATTAGAGATTGAATATTGCCATTGATGCTGCGAGAGTATTGGAAAATCTCCATTATCATTGCCAAACACCAATCCAGCACTGCGACTTCAAGCCGAGCAATGTTCTTGTAGATGATGAAATGATTGGACATGTCGAAGACTTTGGGTTAACGAGATTCTCTCCCAAAGCTGACCATAACTCTTCAGCTAATCAGTTGAGCTCTATTGGCATAAGAGGAATTATTGGTTATGCGGCTCTGG GTCCCGTGGTTTTTCCCTTCACATCGGAGGGTTTTCCACGTACAAAatttggtgtcttgcttgtggtGATTGCTGGATCTATTTCTCTCATGGTCTTTGGATGA